In Candidatus Vicinibacter proximus, the following are encoded in one genomic region:
- the lepA gene encoding elongation factor 4, with protein sequence MEHIRNFCVIAHIDHGKSTLSDRLLEYTKTISERDMQNQALDDMDLERERGITIKAHAIQLKYLHTDGQKYIFNLIDTPGHVDFSYEVSRSIAACEGALLLIDATQGIQAQTISNLYLAIEHNLEIIPILNKIDMDNAMIDEVSDQIIDLIGCDKEDIVLASGKTGAGVPDLMKAIVERIPAPKGDPKAPLQALVFDSVYNSFRGIIVYFRVLNGIIRKGEKIKFFNTGKEYDAEEVGYLQMTLMPMPEVKCGDVGYVITGIKDAKEIKVGDTLTATANPCQEAIKGFEEVKPMVFAGIYPIENEHFEDLRDSLEKLQLNDSSLVYEPETSVALGFGFRCGFLGMLHLEIIQERLSREFNQEVITTVPNVSYIAETTKGEILKINTPNDLPEPNYLEYVEEPYIRAQIITKPEYIGTIIKLGMEKRGTLVKQHYLTPERVELTFDMPLAEIVFDFYDRLKSSTKGYASFDYHPLDYRKSDLIKLDIKLNGDNVDALTALVHRSKADAVGRKMCKKLKEILPQHQFVIAIQAAIGGKVIARETISALRKDVTAKCYGGDISRKRKLLEKQKEGKKKMRQIGSVDVPQKAFLDVLKLDD encoded by the coding sequence ATGGAGCATATCAGAAACTTTTGTGTAATAGCACATATTGACCATGGCAAGAGTACATTGTCTGACCGCTTGTTGGAATATACCAAAACTATATCTGAAAGAGATATGCAAAATCAGGCTCTGGACGATATGGATCTTGAAAGAGAGCGTGGAATAACTATTAAAGCGCATGCCATTCAATTAAAATACCTGCATACCGATGGTCAGAAATATATTTTCAATCTGATAGATACACCCGGCCACGTAGATTTTTCATATGAAGTGAGCCGATCAATAGCAGCCTGTGAAGGCGCTTTGTTGCTGATTGATGCTACTCAAGGAATTCAGGCACAAACCATTTCTAATTTATATCTGGCCATTGAGCATAATCTCGAGATCATTCCGATTCTCAATAAAATAGATATGGATAATGCAATGATTGACGAGGTGTCTGATCAGATTATTGATCTAATCGGATGTGATAAAGAGGACATTGTTCTAGCCAGTGGAAAGACCGGTGCCGGAGTTCCTGATTTAATGAAGGCTATTGTAGAGAGGATTCCTGCGCCAAAAGGCGATCCAAAAGCCCCATTGCAAGCATTGGTATTTGATTCAGTTTATAACTCTTTTCGAGGTATTATAGTATACTTCAGAGTACTCAACGGGATCATTAGAAAAGGCGAAAAAATCAAATTTTTCAATACTGGTAAAGAGTACGACGCTGAGGAGGTAGGTTACCTGCAGATGACTCTTATGCCAATGCCTGAAGTGAAATGTGGTGATGTAGGTTATGTGATTACAGGTATTAAAGATGCTAAGGAAATTAAAGTTGGAGATACTCTTACTGCCACTGCAAATCCATGTCAAGAAGCTATTAAAGGATTTGAAGAAGTAAAGCCAATGGTTTTTGCGGGAATCTATCCGATTGAAAATGAGCATTTTGAAGACCTAAGGGACAGTTTGGAAAAGCTTCAATTGAACGATTCTTCTTTGGTCTATGAACCAGAAACTTCAGTAGCTCTTGGATTTGGTTTCAGATGTGGCTTTTTAGGGATGTTGCATCTGGAAATAATTCAGGAAAGATTATCTAGGGAATTTAATCAGGAAGTCATCACCACAGTTCCAAACGTTTCCTATATCGCAGAAACAACCAAGGGAGAAATTCTAAAAATAAACACACCCAATGATTTGCCGGAGCCAAATTATCTTGAATATGTTGAAGAACCTTATATACGCGCCCAAATTATTACCAAACCAGAATATATTGGGACCATTATCAAGCTTGGAATGGAGAAAAGAGGAACTTTAGTAAAGCAACACTATCTCACACCGGAACGAGTTGAGCTTACTTTTGATATGCCGCTAGCCGAAATTGTATTTGATTTTTATGATAGACTTAAATCCTCCACTAAAGGTTATGCATCATTCGATTATCACCCTTTGGATTATCGAAAATCAGACCTTATTAAATTGGATATAAAATTGAATGGAGATAATGTAGACGCATTAACAGCTCTTGTGCACAGATCTAAGGCGGATGCGGTAGGGAGGAAGATGTGTAAGAAATTAAAAGAAATATTGCCCCAGCACCAATTTGTAATCGCAATCCAAGCTGCTATAGGAGGAAAAGTAATAGCAAGAGAAACAATTTCAGCACTCAGAAAAGATGTTACTGCTAAATGTTACGGTGGGGATATTTCGAGAAAGCGAAAATTATTAGAAAAACAAAAGGAAGGAAAGAAAAAAATGCGCCAGATTGGTTCAGTAGACGTGCCTCAAAAAGCATTCCTTGATGTGCTTAAACTTGATGATTAA